In the genome of Pungitius pungitius chromosome 5, fPunPun2.1, whole genome shotgun sequence, the window AGCAGCAGTATAGAGCATGGCACATATGATCTTCCTTACCTGCACTAGTTCTGTGTGAAGGCCCCTCATGTCCCCTGTGTAGAAATGTGGGCGGGTTGTTTAGAGACTAGTGAGGCTGTGAGAAGATAGTTTTTAGAGTTTGGAAGGCCCGTCACATAAGCATGCAAGAACTGCATGACGTGTGACTCTGAGCCCCTTGACCACAGCATCCTGGCCTGTCAtggattttctttaaaaaaaaaaatttaatctCAATTTGTGTGACCCGCCTGCTGCCCCGGAGCTCTGCTGTAACTGCTCACCGTTCCTTCTTAGATAAAGTCAGTGATTAGGCGCACTAAGGAAACTCCCAACGTGCATCCCATGTCCCGAGATGGTCACCTGCGCAGGAAGATGGGACCCATCATTGTAAACAAGAACACCTCTCAGGACCGCCTCATAGAGGAGCTTCAGGGCAAGTTTGGCATTGGCCGCTCGGAGCGGCGGCGTAAACAGTCTGATGATTGGCTGACCGAAGGTGTCGTGGTCACATGCAAGCCCCAGCGTTTTCGTCCCGATTGGACCGGCAGCGAGGTCGACAAGGTTGGCCTTGGTGTGCTCGACCGTTTTCCCAAATATTTCTATTAATCCACCTTTTCAGTTTTCTACACACTTTGCTCTGTGTTCCTTcgttctgtgtgtttttctctttgtttaggTCGTAATTCCCCCAGAGTCGCCTGTCCCTGTGAGGAAGGTcctcccgcctctctctcccaccgCCCTTCGCCGCCCCCCTGTTATAGAGGAGCCCAAGCGACAACTCCCAATACCGCACCCCCCCATCCCTACTCCGCCacctctccctccacctccttctccccccccacagcctCCCCACACCCAGGAACCGATTCCCCCTGCGCCTTGGCAGATTGCGAAAGccgccccacctcctccacccccgccgcccccgcctCCTATTCCGGAGCCTCCTACCCCcaaaccagaccccccccctcctgttctTAAGACCCCAAACGGCCCTTCACCCGTGAAACCAGTGACACCAGTGCCCCCCAAAGTCCTGGTGTCAGTGGGCTGCCAAACAGATTTTGACCCAATCTTCCCAACAATGCAGGCATGAACCGCTGTCTCTTCTCCCTTCTGGCTTTTCACAGCTTCACATGTTTCAATCGTTGTAACGCAAAACTGTTTAGTTCTGTTCTCCTGCCAGACTCGTCTTTGACACAtaactattttgaaatcttaATCATTTTCAGATTATGGCCCAAGGGAAGGGCGGCGTTTCAGGTGGTGCTCCGACACAGGTCAACAAGCTGGACAACATGCTCGGTAGCCTGCAGTCGGACCTCAACAAACTGGGTGTCCAGACTGTGGCGAAAGGAGTTTGTGGGGCTTGTTGTAAGCCAATTGTGGGACAGGTGAGGCTTTTATAAAGAATATAAACACTGGTTTTATTCATCTTTTGAATCAACCTCCTTCATTCAGAATCTCCTTTTTCTGTTTGTGCAGGTGGTGACGGCCATGGGCCGCACTTGGCACCCTGAGCACTTTGTGTGCACCCACTGTCAGGAGGAGATCGGCTCCAGGAACTTCTTTGAGCGTGAAGGACAACCGTACTGTGAGACTGACTACCACCACCTGTTCTCCCCGCGGTGCTACTACTGCAACGGGCCCATACTGGATGTAAGCCTCTGCTGGTCACGTCTGTGCTCGACGTCTGTTGTAGATAACATTCAGCCAACAACGCGTGTTGTCATGTCTGTTCAGAAAGTGGTGACGGCGCTGGATAGGACGTGGCACCCTGAACACTTCTTCTGCGCTCAGTGTGGATCCTTCTTTGGCCCAGAGGGTAATGGCATTTATTCTATTCAATTATTACGTTTTTGATTTACAATTCACTCACAATAGTGAGTATTTTCAACCGGTCTGTTATTTCCACGAAGGCTTTCACGAGAAGGATGGAAAGGCTTTTTGCAGGAAGGATTACTTTGACATGTTTGCACCAAAGTGTGGCGGCTGTGCCAGAGCCATTTTGGAGAATTACATCTCAGCGctgaacagcctctggcatCCCGAGTGTTTCGTCTGCAGGGTCTGTATCTTGTCATTCTAGTGTGATGTTGTGTACCTGTGAATAATAGCTTCAGAATAACAGCTTCTTCCTCTGGGCCCTctcctgtttttgtttacagGAGTGCTTCACCCCGTTTGTCAATGGAAGTTTCTTTGAGCACGACGGCCAGCCTTACTGTGAAGTGCACTACCACGAGCACCGCGGCTCCCTCTGCTCCGGCTGTCAGAAGCCCATCACGGGACGCTGTATCACAGCCATGGCCAAGAAGTTCCACCCTGAGCACTTTGTCTGTGCCTTCTGCCTGAAGCAACTCAACAAAGGCACCTTCAAAGAACAAAACGACAAACCGTACTGCCACGGCTGCTTCGTCAAGCTGTTCAGTTAGGGAGTTCAGGAGAGCAGCTATGGATCAGTGTCTAAAGCATTTTAGCACAGGTGGGGAGGGAGGtcgaggtgggtgggggggggggggggggggttgtgtttgtATCGAAGAAGGCTGTCTGTATTCTGATGGTGACATTGGAAGTGTGTATGGATAAAGAATGTGCATTTGGTTGAAGCGGCAGTCTCTGCTAAAATACTTTTAACTTGTCAGTCGTCAACTCGGAAAAACGTCAGAATGCCAGCTTTGCATTTTGCATTGGGACTAGAAGACAGAATGTTTTTTGAGTAGGTCAAAAGTCCAAACTGTGACGCACATATACTTAAAAGATGACATTTATCAACACTGATACATACAGGACtatgtttcttttcttaatcCCCTGGAAATGTGTTGGATattttcaacagacaaagtgcTGTggttttttcaaatatttttgttttttatgttgttaaTGGTGGGGAAATCTTACCGAACACTGTAGAAAATCATTAAATCCTAGATATATTTGACATTGTGGCTCACTGGTTGAGCGGGTCATTTCagaaaccataaaaaaaaaacgttaatttCCCACTTGGTATGAAGTCGGAAAGAGCAGATCCATAATATCACTGTAGTATTGACTGGAAATGTGTTGCCTCAGAATTCACAATGAGTTTGTATGTGTGAAAAACCAGAAAACAGATGATGTATAAACACCAGAAAGTTTGAACTCAATTTTACAGTTTCCCAAATTTGAGTGGCAAGTGACACCTATAGTTTTAAACCAAAGGCAAACAGCATGAATGAATATTTCCACAGTGATTTTTAATGTGTGTCGTCATCCACCAG includes:
- the LOC119225078 gene encoding paxillin-like isoform X3 → MDDLDALLADLESTTSHISKRPVFLSEETPYSIPTGGHSYQDVSAPPPVPPPPSVEALNGSLTDQPDSHHSSLQSLGSGQKSSWSRDSSSSPLSHIEEDHVYSFPNKQKSVDASTAAMTSAMGSNLSELDRLLLELNTVQQSSPSFPTTEEAAPPLPSCSITHYENGSSCDIMGSPPPLEKPKRNGTRLEEARPTVESLLTELEGPVPSPSSSLDSPSQQQARMSASCATRELDELMASLSDFKIMAQGKGGVSGGAPTQVNKLDNMLGSLQSDLNKLGVQTVAKGVCGACCKPIVGQVVTAMGRTWHPEHFVCTHCQEEIGSRNFFEREGQPYCETDYHHLFSPRCYYCNGPILDKVVTALDRTWHPEHFFCAQCGSFFGPEGFHEKDGKAFCRKDYFDMFAPKCGGCARAILENYISALNSLWHPECFVCRECFTPFVNGSFFEHDGQPYCEVHYHEHRGSLCSGCQKPITGRCITAMAKKFHPEHFVCAFCLKQLNKGTFKEQNDKPYCHGCFVKLFS